The sequence AGCGAGGACGGAAAGGTGATCGGCACCTATTTTCACGGTATTTTCGATGAGCCTCAGGTGAGGCAGTGGTTTCTTGCGCTTGCCGATCCCGAGTACCGCCCGTCAAGGCATGAGTGCAGCATGGAGGAGAGTTACGACCTTCTGGCCGCGCATTTTACGGAGCATCTCGATCTTGAAAAACTTTTCGGCCTGATCGACAAACCGCTTCCTGAAAGATGAACAGTCTTTATTATCATGAACACGGCGGAGAAACTGAACGTCGTTTCGGTGCTAAACCCGCCGGTTTGCTCGATTTCAGCGTCAACATCAGCCCGCTTTTTCCGCTTCAGGAGCCTTTGGCGATCGACAGTACCGATCTGCAGACTTACCCTTCAATAGACGGAAAGGGAGTGTGCGGATTCTACGCCAGAAAGTTCGGGCTGGATGCAGCGTCTGTGATCGCCCTTAACGGGGCTGTAGAGGGAATCTACCTCCTGCCGAGGGCGTTGGGCATACGCCGGATGCTGCTGCTTGCGCCATCGTTTTACGAATACGAACGGGCCGCCCGTATTGCCGGCGCCGAAATCGGATTTGTCGAACTTGTCGCCGGGGACGGGTTCGCTCTCCCTGCAATCGGCGAACTGGCGGCCAGACTGCAGCACTACGATGCGTTTTTTGTCGCGAATCCCAACAACCCGACCGGTACTCTGTTTCCTCCCGAAGTGACCATGGCGCTTGCAAGCCGGTTTCCCGACAAGTGGTTTTTCGTTGACGAAGCCTTTATACAGTTTCAGCCGGATTTTCCGGAAGTGTCGCTGATGCGCCGTATTCCGGCTTTCCGCAATATCGTTGTCGTGCATTCGCTGACGAAATTCTATGCGCTTCCGGGACTGCGACTCGGTGCGCTCATAGCTCATCCGGATACGACCAGAAGACTCTACGATTTCAAGGAGCCCTGGACGGTCAATGCCGTTGCCGAAAGGGTTGCGGGCGAACTGGCCGGGTGCTTCGCTTATGAAGCGGCTCTCCGTTCGATGATCGATTGCGAAAGAGGACGGCTCGCTGAGGCTCTGACGGAAATCGAAGGGGTGCGCATTGCCGGGGGAGCGGCGAACTTTTTTCTCGCCCAATGGCGCCGTTCGAGTTCGCTGGATGAATTGATTGCACATTTTCTGTCGCAGGGCATAAAGGTGCGGGACTGCAGGAATTTCAGGGGTCTCGAGGCCGACTATTTCCGTTTTGCCGTCCGCACGCCGCAGGAGAACGACCGTTTTCTCGAAGCGCTTCGTGCCGTTCCGGCGCTGCAATGGGCGTGATGAACGATATGGTAAAACCGGAATATCTGCTTCTTTCAGCGTTCCTTTGCGATCTGCTTTTCGGGGATCCCCGCTGGATGCCGCATCCGGTCAAGGGAATCGGGTGGTTCGCGCATGGCGCCGAGAAGGCGCTGAGGGCTTCAGGCCTGCCGCTGAGGATCGCAGGGGTGCTCTGCGTGCTGGTCGTTGTGGGCGGTACGGCCGGTTCCGCGTGGCTCGTCATAACGGCTGCCAGCCTGCTGCACCCCTTTTTAGGCGCTGCTGCGGGTATGTATCTGCTCTACACCTCCATTGCCGTAAAAGATCTCGGCGATCATGCCGGCGCGGTTCGTACGGCCCTCGATTCGGGGGATATCGGACTTGCCCGTCAGAAGGTTTCCTGGATGGTCGGGCGGGATACGGACGGGCTCTCGGAGGATGATATCGCGCTTGCCGCCACGGAGAGCGTTGCGGAGAATACCGTTGACGGGGTGACGGCTCCTCTTTTTTACGCGCTGCTTTTCGGGCCGGTCGGCGCGATTGCATACAAGGCGGTCAATACGCTCGATTCATCGTTCGGATATCTGAACGACCGCTACCGGGAATTCGGCTGGGCGTCGGCAAAACTCGACGATGTTGCCAACTGGCTTCCTTCGAGAATTACCGTGCTCGCTATAGCATTGGCATCCGCAGTGAAGAGATTCGGGTTTTTTAATATCTTTAAGGCCGTCAGATGCGGAGCCCGGCTGCATGCAAGCCCGAATGCAGGGTATCCTGAATCGGCCTTTGCGGGCGCGCTCGGCGTAACCTTCGGCGGCGAGCGGAGCTATGGGGGCGTTGTGCACGAGGCGCCGCTGCTTGGAGTTGTCCGCAAAGCCTGTTCGGCGGATTCGGTGCGCAGGAGTATCGAGCTGATGCGGTTGACGGCAGTTGTTTTTCTTGCGGCAGGCCTCATGTTGAGGGTGCTTGCAGAGCGATTATGGTAATCGAAAGGAACCAGCCTTCCTTTATGGGGGTTCATTAACGTCTAAAGAATGACAGATATGCAGCAACGAAGGATTCTTCTCTTCACCGGTAACGGAAAGGGTAAAAGCACGGCGGCCTTTGGCATGCTGGCAAGGGCTCTTGGTCACGGCATGCGTGCCGCGGTGATCCAGTTCGTGAAGTCGGACGATGCGGTAGGGGAACAGCTTTTTTTCAGCGCTCTTGAAGGCGTGAACTGGACGCAGTTCGGAAAAGGGTTTCTGCCGAGAGATCGGAACAGTCCTGCAATGGAAGCGCACCGTGCGGCTGCCCGCGAAGGGCTTGAGGCCGCTTTGGCGGCGCTTGCTTCACTTGAGTGCGATTTCGTGCTGCTCGACGAGGTCTGCTTTGCTCTCGGCCAGGGGCTGATTCCTCTCGAGCCTCTGCTTGCCGCACTCCGGAGCGCGGAGGACGGCAAGATCGTGGTGATGACCGGCAGAAACGCTCCGGAAGCGCTCATTGCCGCCGCCGACACGGTCACTGAGATGACCATTGTCAAGCACGGCTACGAGCAGGGTATCGCGGCACAGAAGGGCGTGGAGAACTGAACGGCTCATGGAAACGACCCGAATTTGTGCCGATAACCGTTTTACCCGGAGA comes from Chlorobium limicola DSM 245 and encodes:
- the cobD gene encoding threonine-phosphate decarboxylase CobD, encoding MNSLYYHEHGGETERRFGAKPAGLLDFSVNISPLFPLQEPLAIDSTDLQTYPSIDGKGVCGFYARKFGLDAASVIALNGAVEGIYLLPRALGIRRMLLLAPSFYEYERAARIAGAEIGFVELVAGDGFALPAIGELAARLQHYDAFFVANPNNPTGTLFPPEVTMALASRFPDKWFFVDEAFIQFQPDFPEVSLMRRIPAFRNIVVVHSLTKFYALPGLRLGALIAHPDTTRRLYDFKEPWTVNAVAERVAGELAGCFAYEAALRSMIDCERGRLAEALTEIEGVRIAGGAANFFLAQWRRSSSLDELIAHFLSQGIKVRDCRNFRGLEADYFRFAVRTPQENDRFLEALRAVPALQWA
- the cbiB gene encoding adenosylcobinamide-phosphate synthase CbiB translates to MNDMVKPEYLLLSAFLCDLLFGDPRWMPHPVKGIGWFAHGAEKALRASGLPLRIAGVLCVLVVVGGTAGSAWLVITAASLLHPFLGAAAGMYLLYTSIAVKDLGDHAGAVRTALDSGDIGLARQKVSWMVGRDTDGLSEDDIALAATESVAENTVDGVTAPLFYALLFGPVGAIAYKAVNTLDSSFGYLNDRYREFGWASAKLDDVANWLPSRITVLAIALASAVKRFGFFNIFKAVRCGARLHASPNAGYPESAFAGALGVTFGGERSYGGVVHEAPLLGVVRKACSADSVRRSIELMRLTAVVFLAAGLMLRVLAERLW
- the cobO gene encoding cob(I)yrinic acid a,c-diamide adenosyltransferase; its protein translation is MQQRRILLFTGNGKGKSTAAFGMLARALGHGMRAAVIQFVKSDDAVGEQLFFSALEGVNWTQFGKGFLPRDRNSPAMEAHRAAAREGLEAALAALASLECDFVLLDEVCFALGQGLIPLEPLLAALRSAEDGKIVVMTGRNAPEALIAAADTVTEMTIVKHGYEQGIAAQKGVEN